In one Pelecanus crispus isolate bPelCri1 chromosome 12, bPelCri1.pri, whole genome shotgun sequence genomic region, the following are encoded:
- the EVI2B gene encoding protein EVI2B: MCRRGHIERGCRKMASNQVILFLFYGEIWKSLSTAIPQKVSMNKINAYSGIRSPTEDKAPLYRLQATGPSLHKSGRALTVTTPPPLPTAYAEPSDGSWIAALIIGIILMSMIMAIIIILLWKCCKRPVLVDSNWAGRSPFADGDTPDVLMDSDQATKRSSVLFTLPWKLKQDTSLQNDPAASEKPSSCTTSNGNSQLPPPAADCSAAGISASNADASPAPTSEAASCARHSCPHLAASPEPPDLPPPPDWLREPAEDHSADLGKHQEFHSETEEQLPPPPELLIQENHEALPQPEHPL, translated from the exons ATGTGCAG GAGAGGACATATTGAAAGAGGCTGCAGGAAAATGGCCAGCAACCAAGTAATACTGTTTCTCTTCTACGGAGAAATCTGGAAATCACTCTCTACGGCAATACCTCAAAAGGTTtccatgaataaaataaatgcatacagTGGTATCAGGAGTCCAACAGAAGACAAAGCTCCTCTGTATCGACTGCAAGCAACTGGACCCAGTTTACACAAATCTGGAAGAGCACTGACCGTTACGACACCACCTCCGCTCCCCACAGCATATGCAGAACCTAGCGATGGAAGCTGGATAGCAGCACTGATAATTGGCATAATTTTGATGAGTATGATAATGGCTATTATTATAATTCTTCTGTGGAAATGCTGCAAGAGGCCAGTTCTGGTTGATTCAAATTGGGCAGGTCGATCTCCATTTGCAGATGGAGACACACCAGATGTCCTTATGGACTCTGACCAGGCTACCAAACGTTCATCAGTTTTATTTACATTGCCGTGGAAATTGAAACAAGACACAAGCTTACAGAACGATCCCGCTGCATCCGAGAAACCATCCAGCTGCACTACCAGTAATGGAAACAGCCAGCTGcctccaccagcagcagacTGCTCGGCAGCCGGCATTTCGGCTTCCAACGCAGACGCCTCTCCCGCTCCCACCTCGGAAGCGGCAAGCTGCGCCCGCCACTCCTGCCCTCACCTGGCGGCTTCACCTGAACCCCCAGACCTGCCACCTCCGCCTGACTGGCTCAGGGAACCAGCAGAGGATCACAGTGCAGACCTCGGCAAGCACCAGGAATTTCACTCTGAAACAGAGGAACAACTGCCCCCACCACCTGAGCTGCTCATTCAAGAGAATCACGAAGCACTGCCCCAGCCAGAACACCCTTTGTAG